In Planctomycetia bacterium, the following are encoded in one genomic region:
- a CDS encoding alkaline phosphatase family protein — MTKPLVVINVVGLAPSQVGELTPNLSRLAKQGFMRPLGTILPAVTCSAQSTLLTGLMPRDHGIVGNGWYLRDLAETMFWRQSNRLVAGERVYEAGRRRDPSYTTAKLFWWYNMYAPVEWSLTPRPSYPSDGRKVFDSYSNPADLKDRLQAKLGVFPLLKFWGPGTDISSTRWIVDAAIDTQREHAPTLSLVYLPHLDYNFQRFGPDDARCRRDLQEVDTEAGRLIDASLARGAEVVVLSEYAITAVDRPVHLNRVLREQGYLTVRNEMLGWETLDSGASRAFAVADHQVAHVYVQRAEDVRPVAELLRKTPGVEIVLDRAAQREFGIDHERSGELVVVADARSWFTYYFWLDDAVAPDYARTVDIHRKPGYDPVELFVDPTLKFPKLKVARRLARKLLGFRYYMDVIGLDASIVRGSHGRLPIAGREASDGPVFISSHRALERDAVAMTDVKGMLLQLQFD, encoded by the coding sequence ATGACCAAGCCGCTTGTGGTTATCAACGTCGTCGGCCTTGCTCCGAGCCAGGTCGGCGAGCTTACGCCGAATCTTTCGCGACTGGCGAAGCAAGGCTTTATGCGTCCGCTCGGGACCATCTTGCCCGCCGTCACCTGCTCCGCTCAGTCGACCCTGCTCACAGGCTTAATGCCGCGCGACCATGGGATCGTCGGCAACGGCTGGTACCTGCGCGATCTCGCCGAGACGATGTTCTGGCGACAATCGAATCGCCTGGTCGCCGGCGAGCGCGTGTACGAAGCAGGGCGCCGCCGCGACCCGAGCTACACGACCGCGAAACTCTTCTGGTGGTACAACATGTACGCACCGGTCGAGTGGTCGCTCACGCCTCGGCCGAGCTACCCGTCGGACGGCCGGAAGGTGTTCGATAGCTATAGCAACCCGGCCGACTTGAAAGACCGGTTGCAAGCGAAACTCGGCGTCTTCCCGCTCTTGAAGTTCTGGGGACCGGGGACCGATATTTCGAGCACGCGCTGGATCGTCGACGCGGCAATAGACACACAGCGCGAGCATGCGCCGACCCTCTCGCTCGTCTATCTCCCGCACTTGGATTACAACTTCCAGCGCTTCGGGCCCGACGATGCTCGCTGTCGGCGCGATCTCCAAGAAGTCGACACGGAAGCCGGCCGGTTGATCGACGCTTCGCTCGCGCGCGGCGCCGAGGTGGTCGTGCTTTCGGAGTACGCCATCACAGCCGTCGATCGACCGGTGCATCTCAATCGCGTACTGCGCGAGCAAGGCTACCTGACCGTTCGCAACGAGATGCTCGGTTGGGAAACGCTCGATAGCGGAGCGAGCCGAGCGTTCGCGGTCGCCGATCATCAAGTGGCGCACGTCTATGTGCAACGTGCGGAAGACGTGCGCCCCGTCGCGGAGCTGCTGCGCAAGACACCGGGCGTCGAAATAGTACTCGATCGCGCGGCGCAGCGCGAGTTCGGCATCGACCATGAGCGGAGCGGCGAGCTCGTCGTCGTCGCCGACGCCCGGAGCTGGTTCACCTACTACTTCTGGCTCGACGATGCCGTGGCTCCCGATTATGCCCGCACCGTGGATATCCATCGGAAGCCGGGCTACGATCCGGTCGAGCTGTTCGTCGATCCGACGTTGAAGTTCCCGAAGTTGAAGGTCGCCCGCCGACTCGCGCGCAAGCTGCTCGGCTTCCGCTACTACATGGACGTCATCGGCCTCGATGCCTCGATCGTTCGCGGCAGCCACGGCCGTCTGCCGATCGCAGGCCGCGAGGCGAGCGACGGCCCGGTGTTCATTTCCTCACATCGCGCACTCGAACGCGACGCCGTCGCGATGACCGACGTCAAAGGAATGCTGCTGCAATTGCAGTTCGAC